A window of Bacteroidia bacterium contains these coding sequences:
- a CDS encoding PDZ domain-containing protein: MQKNTGLWLLMMVLVFCGSSAIAQEDEERQKKVRIQIEKTEDGKTSRIDTTIITGPDVDLDQLLRELELEDQMSGIGDLNEDDDELEVIIRRKGQRGLNLNIDLDVISEKHGLLMHQVDSILELSMKTFIDGQPFLGVYFENLDTAATIQGVIVTKVIAGTAAQRAGLAKGDIITRVDERDIEIVDDLYYTIQTFEPGEVVKIHYLREGEQHTTEATIGKKNPVINIPELNLPEPQSYYLYKESEELSDRPFLGVYTKAQPSGENGVIVSKVIEGTTADKMGLAKGDLILKVNGKEVNSLEELKSELAEMEVGEKVRLKYLRDGKTIKSKEEIQGRPASRFPKHRWKFNHGQGNNFVPRAPAGPRAPVVPFANELKIVITQQEISKEEAALLALDIHSNTQDENVLRLDDLIFSPNPSEGRFMLSFHLLEEGDTQIRIADGSGKTIYEQKLLQFSGLFTGQVDISDNPAGIYYLQVTQNNKMSVSKILVQ; the protein is encoded by the coding sequence ATGCAAAAGAATACCGGACTTTGGTTGCTAATGATGGTTTTGGTTTTTTGCGGATCATCAGCAATTGCGCAGGAAGATGAGGAACGTCAGAAAAAGGTGAGAATACAGATTGAGAAAACCGAAGATGGGAAAACCAGCCGGATTGATACCACGATCATTACCGGGCCGGATGTGGACCTAGATCAATTGCTCCGGGAACTCGAACTGGAAGATCAGATGTCCGGTATCGGAGACCTGAATGAGGACGATGACGAGCTTGAAGTGATCATCAGAAGGAAAGGGCAACGCGGCCTCAACCTTAACATAGATCTGGACGTGATCAGTGAAAAACACGGCCTGTTGATGCACCAGGTTGATTCCATACTTGAACTGTCAATGAAAACCTTTATTGACGGACAGCCATTTCTGGGCGTTTATTTTGAAAACCTCGATACTGCAGCTACCATTCAGGGCGTAATAGTAACGAAGGTTATAGCAGGAACAGCCGCCCAAAGAGCGGGCCTGGCAAAAGGCGATATCATCACGCGTGTGGATGAACGCGACATTGAGATCGTAGATGATCTGTATTATACGATTCAAACTTTTGAGCCTGGCGAGGTGGTGAAAATCCATTATTTGCGTGAAGGTGAGCAGCACACCACAGAAGCCACTATTGGCAAGAAAAATCCGGTTATAAATATCCCGGAACTGAACCTGCCTGAGCCACAATCTTATTACCTGTATAAAGAATCTGAGGAATTATCTGACAGGCCATTTCTTGGTGTTTATACGAAAGCGCAACCGTCCGGGGAAAATGGCGTGATAGTGTCAAAAGTAATTGAGGGCACCACAGCCGATAAAATGGGGCTGGCAAAGGGAGACCTGATCTTAAAGGTAAACGGAAAAGAGGTGAATTCGCTGGAAGAACTGAAGTCGGAACTTGCAGAAATGGAAGTAGGCGAAAAGGTTAGACTAAAGTATTTGCGTGACGGTAAAACCATAAAAAGCAAGGAAGAAATACAAGGAAGGCCTGCCAGCCGGTTCCCCAAACACCGCTGGAAATTCAATCACGGCCAGGGCAATAATTTCGTACCCCGTGCTCCGGCAGGTCCACGTGCCCCTGTAGTTCCGTTTGCAAATGAACTTAAGATTGTCATTACACAGCAGGAAATCTCAAAAGAGGAAGCAGCACTGCTGGCGCTGGATATTCACTCAAATACACAGGATGAAAACGTTCTGAGGCTGGATGATCTGATTTTTTCGCCTAATCCCAGCGAAGGGCGATTCATGTTGAGCTTTCATTTGCTGGAAGAGGGCGATACCCAAATCAGGATTGCCGATGGCAGCGGAAAAACCATATACGAGCAAAAGCTGCTGCAATTCAGCGGACTATTCACCGGCCAAGTGGACATTTCAGATAATCCTGCGGGCATCTATTATTTGCAGGTTACGCAGAATAATAAGATGTCTGTCAGTAAAATACTTGTTCAATAA